The segment cagggtcaaacccatgtccccagcattggcaggcagagtctttactactggaccaccagggaagcccctgttatgGTTTTTACCCTGAGATTTTCAGGGCCTATCCACCTCCCACTGTCAGACAGtatgtggaaagtgaaagtctctcagttgtgtctgactcttttagaccccatggactgtagcctgccaggctcctctgtccatggaattctccagaccagaatattggagtggttagccattctcttctctagggaatcttcccaacccagggatcaaattcaggtctcccacattgcaggcggattctgtaccatctgagcctccagggaagaccAGACAGTATGTGGATCAGATCATTAATCAGAAGCCCTGGGTCTGCCCAGCAGGTTGGAGGAAAGAACCGTATTTTGGCTCCTTTTTCTCTTACCTGCTCCTAGGTCAAAGGAGCCATGCCTGAAGCTAAAGACTCGTTCTCTTTGTAACAAAGACTATGGCAAGATGCTTCCTATAATAGGGTCAGTTCCTGCCACGAAGGAACCTCTGATCAGCTCTGGACAAAAATTACCTAAAAGGAGCACATTGACACAGACCAGAAGCCTGCCCTCCACAGACTTGTTCTCTGGCCCTGTCACCCATGGCCGGGCTGGGGCTTCTTTTCCTGGGAGGCCTTTGTAGACCCCTCGGTTACTGGACTCTGCTTTCTGCTTCCTTTGAACTCTGTGGGCCCTCATGTTTTCGAAAGTATTCAACATAAAGAAGGAAGATTTCTCTTACATGTGTTTCCACAAAATCTGAAAATATCATGCAACTTTAACTTTCTATTTGTGTCCACCTGAGAAAATTTAAAGCCAGAAACCACAACAGAACAGGAAGTGACTGTGCAAATAGGAAAGGGCAGTGAAAGTAAAGGGAGTGAAAGCTGAGGGCCCCCTGGGGATTTCAGCCCTGAAGGAGAAGGAAAGTCCTGCGATATAGAAGCAAAGGAATAGATCCAGAAAAGCAGGCAGACGTGCCAAGAAAAGTGGACCAGGCTCCAGAATCAGTAAAAGAATACAGGATGTTTTTCCCATTCCAGCCTAGGAGATTCCCTTCTCAATTTCGGATATTGATTTAAGCCATTGTGCTGACTCAATACAAATATGTCTTTGATATgatcatatctattttttaaaaaaactttttatattatattggagtatagcagattaacagtgttgtgagtTTCAGAAGAGCAacgaaaggactcagccatacataaacgTGTATCCATTCGCCCCCAAAACtgccctcccatctaggctgccacataacattgagcagagttccatgtgctatacagtaggtccttgttggttatccattttaaatatagcagtgtgtacatgaccatatctattttttttctcttcaaggtTCTTACCAATTCAGTTGACTTTGTCAGTCAGCTATCAAAAGTGAAATGGAACAGTTTCAAACCAGTTTATcgaaaaagacataaaatattctCATATAGGTTTAtatggagaaaatgaagaaaagagttACCACTTGTTGTTAACTCCAAGAAAGGGGCTTTCTAAGAGCTTTAAAATGTACTTACATcagctttacaaatatttttcattccagttgagaaaactgagactcaaagaaatTGAGTTGCCTCCAAGCAGAATAAGGTTTCATGCAGAACCTCAGATAGTGAGTTAGAGTCTTTAAGCAATAAGTTGGATTTCtgtgggttttttaattttttttctttttacttgcagaaatattctttttctttttccctgggCTTCTCTTTTTGGTGGCTACATTTTTACTTTCTGATGATTTTAGTCTATTTTTTGTGATATGATTTTAATCTATTCTTTCTTTACCTTAGATTTTTGGGGAAGAGAAATTCTCTGATCCAGTTTCATTTTTCCATCTAATGAAAGAAAATCCTCAGAATTTTATATCTACTGCAGTATGATTATTTTTGAGTCCACAAAATTTCCTGATTTTATAAAGCCAATGCTGACCTCTGTAGAACAACTCCAAAGTTAATTAAGAAAGATCACCAAACAGAAATATCAAAGTATAGATAAGAGAaaaaattcttatatatatatagctttaccAGAAAATGAACTGTATTATAAAGCAGCAATGGTATAAACACAGTAACAGGGAAGTTAGGTGATCAGagtaatagagaaaataaatctctggggagttccctggcactccagtggttacaactctgtgctttcactgctgtggcctggggttcaatccctggtccaggaactaagattcacatgctgcatggtacagaaaaaaaaaaaaaaccaaaatctcAGAAATTGTTATATAATCTGTAGTAATTAAGTTTGAAAGTAACATCTTAGATGCtaatatggaagaaaaaaagtttcaaaaaatggTTACAATATAAATGCCTGGTAATCTAGACACAAATCAATTTATAGTCTCATctcatagatgaaaaaaaaatcctaatgtactataaaaataaatgtgaaagattTAAAACATAAAGAGAATCGATAATCCATAAGATCAATAGAAGAATGAAAATGGGAGAGGATTGGTTCTACATGTTCAGTATTCTggcattagaagaaaatataaagaaaatgagcTGGTGTTTGTAAAGATAAAGTTGACAAATATTTGCACCATAGAAATATAGTTACTATCTGCATAAAAGGTTTATATGTACTTTCAAGAATTAAGGATATGTAAAAACATaattccctagtggcttagatggtaaagaatcctcccttaatgccagagacctgggttcaatctctgggttgggaagatcccctagagaaggaaaaggtaacccactccagtattctttcctggaaaattccatggacagaggagcctggtgggctgtagtccatgtagttacaaagagtcagatatgactaagcatcTAACAAACAACACAAAAACATAATTCACAAGGACAGTATACAACtagttaatgttttaaaatgaaatacaaataaaagaactaaaaatagcaAACAGAGCATATGAAAAGGCATTCTGGCCCACCAGTCTTTACAAATGGTTTAACAATGATGCTTAATATTTTAGCCTGTTAtataagcagtttttaaaaaaataaaatatttatttttatgtggttTGTGCTACCACATATATTTCTTGAACTCTATCCCTAAAAAtgtttgtaaaaaaatttttttaattatatcaaataacagaaacatacatttttattctCCAGGTGCTACCCTAGTTCTCTTCCTCTGTTCACAGATAAATCTCAGAAGAGGTTTCTATTTATTCTGTCTCCAAAACCTTTTTCTCCTATTTAACCTTAGTTGGTATACTCCAGTCTGGATTCTGCAGAATTAACTCTGCCAAACCAGCCCTCATTTTCCCTTAATATAAGATACcatgttttaaatgtatttcttccCGAAACATTCTCTTATCACCATTTGTCTCCAGGTTGTCATCCTGTTGTGTTGCATTCCATTCCGGGGTTCTTTTCaggctcctttttctttctcttcgcTACATTAAAACATGAAGGtttctaagcttcagtttttGGTCCTCCTCTTCGCTACTCTATTCCTAAAAGTCCTCATTCCTTTCTGGGCTTTCCAGAACGAGGATAAGCCAATTCCCAGGTTACCACTTCTAGCCATAGCACTCTGCTAAGTTCTACAACTATACATCCAGCGTCAAGTCTTAGATTCTTGAAACTGCATCCTCCAGTTTCTGGTAACAGGAGCTTTTTCTTTTGCCTATGGTGTTGTATATAATGTAGTTGGAATGAATTAACAAAATGATTAATACTTTTATGTTTCCTTCTAGCAAAAAAGGAAGTTCCAAAAGGGCTGGcacttcattttttcccttcatcCTCACCTTTTAATCCTTCGAAGGCATAAAACCTGTGATTTAGATACATAACtttaatgaaatgaatgaatgaaactgcAATTCCACCCTTTAATTGAGTTTGTGAAATCAGTCTTAACATTAATTTAagagaaacaaatgcaaaaagatttgaaagtaaaactttaaataataaataattttaaaataaaaagatgagcaCTTGTGTAATtagcacaaaataaaaatactgaaatataagAGATATAGTAAAATAGATATTTAAGTATATAAGTACATTAGTAAGATTATCTGCAATTGTCTGGTGCCTGCTATGAACTAAATGCTTTTACTTATAGTTGTTTAATACTACCAATAAATGTTTTGACAAATTTAACCCATTTATTTTATGATGAAGGCAGAAAGAGGCTTTTGAAATTACTAACATGAGGGGGTATGATGAGTTGTATCCATCCATAGTAATTGTTTAAGAGCATACCTCTAATTCCTCAGCTCTTAGACTCTCTTGCAAGCTTGATAATAAAGAGAAGGATTTCATGATTTCTTGCTCTGACAACTTCCCAGGTATTGcagctctgttctttcttttccagAGAGAAACTGTTTCCTTGGAAGTGCTTTTTCACAACCATTCTGGAATTTTCACAGTGAAGAATTCCTCCATGCTGGTCTCATTCCAACCAACCTCTTCTGCTGAACAGTTTGAAGATTTGCTGAAGCCTCTGATGGAACATAGCAGTGACCTGAGCCTTTTGGACCTTGCTGCCATCTGCCAGAAACAACAGAAGACCATTGGAACCAGCTGAATGTCCATCTTTAGGGGACTAATCAAATAATGTAGGACTCATCCATTCAGTAGGAAACAATACagctatttaaaaagataaagaagttCTCTATAAATGACTAAGATCTCCAGGTTAAAAAAGATAGGTGCAGAACAGTGAGTATAGTATGTTATCTTCTATATAAAAACAAGGGAGAGTGTAATAAAAGAATATATCTATATTCTCATCAGTTAGCTTATACATAAAGAAACTAGAAGGATGTAAAAAACAGTAATAACTTCAACCTGTAGAAAATGTTGGAAGCAGTTGTCAAAGTATACATTTATTCATATACCCAAAGTTAAATTGACTAGTAATTTttatggagaaggtaatggcaccccactccagtactcttgtctggaaaatcccatggacggaggagcctggtgggctgcagtccatggggtcgctaagagtcggacacaactgagcgacttcactttcacttttcacttttcactttcatgcattggagaaggaaatggcaacccactccagtgttcttgcctggagaatcccagagactcaggagcctggtgggctgccgtctatggggtcgcacagagtcggacacgactgaagcaacttagcagcagtaatttttcaaatataagttaatcaactatatttgaatttttttaagtgtaagtttttaaaataaccatTAAGGGAATATCAGTAGCTGGATAAATATCCACTCAAAGTGTCGACTTAAAAAAAGTACTTAAAAAGAGTTGCTAGTTAAGTTTTactgggggcaaaatgaggactatagccctgGAGATAGCATTTCACATACTCTGGGaagctgctccaaagaggtagaggGAAGGTcggtatatatgtgattttggtgaagagaGGAGtatatgcaatcaagcacatGTTTTTGCAGAAGGTTTTGCTAGTCACAAGGGAACAGATATCACCatgaaggaatttagtgcttttctagatatgaggagatgcaagaattgtGCTcctaaaatcagctcctgaaaatatctacctgaagacctgttctgccagtttttccagaGCACGAGTGCCTCCTTTTGGATCTCCCCTCAGAATACCATCAGgtggtgttgaaggtcagcagctacaacagcaggagtgatttatttaatccttgtagaggtagatggcaagtacCAATGGAAAGTGCCAATCTGTAGTTTTTCAAAACATCTCTGGTGAcaatattttggggaaaaaaaaaacgttGTATGTCTTCAAGCAGCATTCTAACGTTAGGATTTATCCCAAAACGGGAAGTTTTGTGCTCAGAGTCTATAATATTGGAGAACAAGGAAGTATATATTCAGGAACAAATGACAATTGTCTATCCATTTAAAAACTTGTGAGTGGAAAACAAAAGCACGAAAAATTTACTGATGGAATTCTGCTGCATGGCAAAAATTCAGCCTATATTATTTACATAGCATGGTCATAATTTGGTATTTTAAGAGAGGCAAATGACCTGTTTTAAATGATTACAATTTGAAAATATGTACCCAGAGTTATAATTGGACTGTCTATTAAATTGTGTGGgataggatttttttgtttttttggttgagGAGTTTGAGGGATCTTGGTTCTGCAGCCAGAGTTTGAACcctggccacagcagtgaaagtgccgagtcctaaccactgacctGCCAGAACATTCCCAGTGTGGTATAAGAATTAACAAAGTTTTCTTTATAGAGGAAAACTAAAAGCATCTTCCCCCTAAGGAAGCCTTCTGCCAGGTTTCAGCTTCCAGAAAAGCTGCATTTCACTGTTATCCAAAAGGCAGAAGCCAAGAAATGTAAATATCGAAGTATTCATTTAGAGGAATAGCTCAGCTGCGGTGaaagatttatattaaaaataatatccgCGCACCCATTCCTATTTAATAATACCACATACAAAGTACCCCGAAGACACCCCGCTGGCCCACCCAGCACAAGCCTGCCGGACCCAAACCCCTCCTGCTCGAGGCACCGCCCACATCCTCCCATCCCCCACGTGCCCGCCTACTGGCGAGGTCGGGCGGCTGCGCAGCCGCAGTGGCTGCCACGGCCGCTCCTAGCCCGGGGGATCCTGGGACGAGGCCTTTCCGGAAGGACTGGCTCGGCGTTGGGGCCTCGGCCCGTGTTCCAGGCCCAGGCTCGTGTTCCAGGTCCTTGCTCCAGGACGGGCCGGTAGCCGCGGCGACTATCAAAGGGCGGCGGAGGGCGCGGCGGGCCGCTCTCTGAGGTGCCGGCCCTCGCCGTCGAGCGAGACGCCGGGCCGCAGGACGTGGCGGCACCTCCCCCTTGGCCCGGAGCAGAACTGCGGGAAGAAGAGCAGCGCTGGCCGGACCAGGTGAACCGGGTCACTTAACTGCCTCAGGTGATGAATCATCTACACAGTAGTCAGATTTGAGGTCCACAGCCCTCTGGGGCCAGCTGCAGAACGGTTTTCAATGTGGGACTCTTGTGTTCTGAGGCGTGCTGCAGTGACAGTTTGCCCTTGATAAGGAAAGCGagctttctttctcttgggaCATCCTCGTTTCCTTTAAAGCTTTCCGGTCGTAACCTCTTTGTCCGGCATACATCTTTGTGCAAGAGGAAGGCGTTCACATGAAAGTGTCTCTTGGTAACGGTGAAATGGGCGTCTCCGCCCATTTACAGCCTTGCAAGGCAGGAACCACACGTTTTTTTACCAGCAATACTCACAGTTCGGTGGTATTGCAAGGTTTTGATCAACTTAGAATAGAAGGATTGCTTTGTGATGTGACTCTGGTACCAGGTGATGGAGATGAAATCTTCCCTGTTCATAGAGCTATGATGGCGTCCGCGAGTGATTACTTCAAGGCCATGTTCACAGGTGGAATGAAAGAACAGGATTTAATGTGCATTAAGCTTCACGGGGTGAACAAAGTTGGTCTGAAGaaaattattgattttatttatactGCAAAGCTTTCTCTTAATATGGACAATCTTCAGGACACTCTTGAAGCTGCCAGCTTTTTGCAAATCTTGCCTGTTTTAGACTTCTGTAAAGTGTTTCTTATTTCAGGAGTCTCTTTAGATAACTGTGTTGAAGTTGGACGAATTGCTAACACCTACAATCTTATAGAAGTAGATAAATATGTCAATAATTTCATTCTGAAGAATTTTCCTGCCTTACTGAGCACTGGAGAGTTTCTAAAACTCCCTTTTGAACGGCTTGCCTTTGTGCTTTCTAGCAATAGCCTTAAGCACTGTACTGAACTTGAGCTCTTTAAGGCTGCCTGTCGCTGGCTAAGGTTGGAAGATCCTCGGATGGATTATGCTGCAAAATTAATGAAGAATATTCGATTTCCACTGATGACACCACAGGATCTCATCAATTATGTGCAGACAGTAGATTTTATGAGAACAGACAATACATGTGTGAATTTGCTTTTGGAAGCTAGCAATTACCAAATGATGCCATATATGCAGCCAGTGATGCAGTCAGATAGAACCGCCATTCGATCTGATTCGACACACTTGGTTACCTTAGGAGGAGTTTTGAGGCAGCAGCTGGTTGTCAGTAAAGAATTACGGATGTATGATGAGAGGGCTCAAGAGTGGAGATCTTTAGCCCCCATGGATGCTCCTCGTTATCAGCATGGCATTGCTGTCATTGGAAACTTTCTTTATGTAGTTGGTGGTCAAAGTAATTACGATACAAAAGGAAAAACTGCTGTTGATACGGTTTTCAGATTTGATCCTCGATATAATAAATGGATGCAGGTTGCATCATTAAATGAAAAGCGCACGTTTTTTCACTTGAGCGCCCTCAAAGGACATTTGTATGCTGTTGGTGGGCGAAGTGCAGCTGGTGAGCTGGCCACTGTAGAATGTTACAATCCAAGAATGAATGAGTGGAGCTATGTTGCGAAAATGAGTGAACCCCACTATGGCCATGCTGGAACAGTGTATGGAGGCTTAATGTATATTTCAGGAGGAATTACTCATGACACTTTCCAAAATGAGCTCATGTGTTTTGACCCTGATACGGACAAATGGACACAGAAGGCTCCAATGACTACGGTCAGAGGTCTGCATTGCATGTGTACAGTTGGAGACAAGCTCTATGTCATTGGTGGCAATCACTTCAGAGGAACAAGTGATTATGATGATGTTCTAAGCTGTGAATACTATTCGCCAACCCTTGACCAGTGGACACCAATTGCTGCCATGTTAAGAGGTCAAAGTGATGTTGGAGTTGctgtctttgaaaataaaatctatgttGTAGGTGGATATTCTTGGAATAATCGTTGTATGGTAGAAATTGTCCAGAAATATGACCCAGAAAAGGATGAGTGGCACAAAGTTTTTGACCTTCCAGAGTCACTTGGTGGCATTCGAGCTTGTACTCTCACAGTTTTTCCACCTGAAGAAAATCCTGGGTCACCTTCCAGAGAATCACCTCTTTCAGCACCTTCAGATCATTCTTAGGACCAAGGTATAAAACCTTTGCAGTGCATCAAGGATGATCCCGCAATTCCCCTTCAGTTGTATCTTCTTACAATGATTGGTACAGTTATTAGATTAAAAAGGTAATTGATGTTATTTGTATTGTTTGGCTTAGTGTGTTTATCAAATGGTTAAAGAATGTATTCTGCAAATGTATGTATTCAACATAGCtattttaacaaatgtaaaaagcagaaaaatgattGTTAGATATCTTTTTGTGGTGTTGTGTAAGGCAAAATGTAGGTGATTGAAGTAAATGTATAATTATGTTCATTATGCTTCAAAGTTGAAAGTTTTCATCTTTGACTACAAAACATCAAAGGGAGGATGCCTGCTATAacctaaaataataaacaaaaaaggtCGCCAAGCCTTATTAGCTGCTTCCCTTTTTTCATGGTTTGTGACATAGCTGCTGACTCACCAAATTGTGTGGGTACATTCAGAATATGTGACAATTCTTTGGCAGACTGGAGGAATATTAACTCAAAAAATAGTATAACCCCAAGTCAGGGTTTCATATCTCTttctggggagaggaagggagaaaatacATTACCACACacgtacatatgtatatacatgcatatacatatataatttttaaattgattggCACTTCAGCTATAGTGAAATTGTAAATTTAAACTCTTCTACATAGCTATTTCTGTTCAAATGGGAATTCACTACTAGAGAACAAATGTCTATGTAGTCTTACTGCAGTGATGTAGATAAGGACTTaaacattaaattattaataacaacCAAATATGTCATTTGACTGAATTGTTACTATAGATGAAACTTAACTTTTCCTGCTTGTATATTGTTTTCTGTAGAGTTGCCTTTATACAGATTATTTAGCAGAGTTCAAGTCTCAGAGAATTGCTTTTGATCAGTAAATTTAGGCTCTGCTACTTTTCACCTTTGTGTTCAGTAAAACttatgaaaaagacaaaagcatGCTCAACAAAGCTGTAGGTTCTTAAGTTCAGTCTCTCAACTCAGTCATTCTGACATAACTATTTGATTGATTCGAGGTGGTTGCTGTGGTGCTGCTCCAGCCCACGTGCATCCTGAGCTTTGTGTGATCCGTCTTGAGGCTGTGATCTGAGCAAGTGGAGGATGTACTTTTGGCATCACATCAGAAAATGTCCTTTTGGCTATGTCTGAAGGACAGGACCAACTTCCGATTCCCTAAGAAGCCAGCTATAGAAAGCCTAGGACACTGTTGTCTTGCAGGCAGTACTAAAGTATATCTTCAGCCTCTTCAATACCAGAGACATCCCTACTGGTTGAGAACCACAAGGGGAGACCTTAATGGGACCTTATCAGAAATGGAATCATCTGAGTCCTCTGAAGTGAGTGATTCTGAAGAATCTGAAGAGGTACTTCCCTGGAATAATTGCCTGCCTGaagaaaaaatgtacatatatattaatatttatatcccTGTACTTGGGAGATTGTCATAGTGTAAATCAGAAACAACCTTGTTATTGACAATCTCAGGAACCAGAACGAAAGGAATTGGCTTCAAGGGATCTGAGCCTCACTGCCCTTTTCATTTTAATGCTTTAATgatttctgcattggcagaaaaTTTCAtacttcctatttttttaaatgactcaaTTTTTTATTACTAAATATAGCACATTTGAGTacatttagaaaatagaaaaagtagaAATTGTAATAACTTTGTGCATCAAATAAGCAAGAAAGAGCATCTCAGTTATTTCCTTAATTACTAATTGGgttaaatatttgcatttttttcagtaGCTGTGTTCCTCTTATAATCAAATGTTAATGTCCTTTGCTCTTGTAATACCTATTGGAgttgctttctttttcatatcaAGTTATAGCATctctttatataataaatataatttaactgGCATTTGCTTGCATTGACTTTTTTCTCAGTCTGTTAGAAGTTTACAAGACAGGGCATTCAGTTAATTTTTGAGATCAAATTTGTCCATCTTTTGTATTTTGACCTTTTGGGTATAATTTTGCcaagtttcctttatttttatgtcattttgATATATTACTTTTTTGGTGCTAATTCTGACATGCTGAAATGGTACTGTTCTGCAtaagcttttctcttttctttgttgaGAAAAGGTTTCTGCCTTCTATTACATTTGACCCTGCTGTTttgtaattaaatattatttatccaGGTAAGTTAACTGTTCCACCTGTACCCCCTACCTCCAGCCTCACACATCCCACCTCTCATccttttactttataattttctgCAGTTTACAGGTCCCTTGATAATCATAAAACAACTCACTGGTGCTTTgctaattaaatatattaaatctgGCATTCCTTCCTTACAGATATGGAAATTTTAGGTGACTGAAATAATTGGGATGATACCTGTTTTAACAAGCTgatagttttggtttttttaacagaaaatttagactgtagaaaaatatttaaaagaggaTAAAAACTGTAAGCATATaaaacattttgttaaattttaatttcttattttagtttttctgaTAGGGTCAAAAGTTGACTTTTGTTAAGtcttctgattataaaaataatttgtctgTTACAGtaagttgtttagtcgctaagttgtgtttgattctttgcgaccctatggactgtagcccaccaggctcctctacccgtgggatttcccaggcaagaatactgggatggatggccgtttccttctccagagaatcttcccagtccagggatcaaacccgcgtctgctgcactggtaggtggattcttgaccactgagccaccagggaagccctgtgtaagTGTAagtacaggaaaataaaaatgaccagAAGGTATAAATTATCAATGATTCCACATTCAAAGGTAATATGTTAATACAAGGTATATTGTGAATTTACCTAtgtgcaaagtgaaagtcgctcagttgtgtctgactctttgcaaccccatggacttataggtcatggacttctccaggccagaatactggagtaggtagccagccgttcccttttccaggcgatcttcccaacccaggggtcaaacccaggtctcctgcatagcgagtagattccttaccagctgagccaccaggtaagcccaagaatactggagtaggtagcctatcccttctccagcagatctccccgatccaggaatcgaatcagggtctcctgcctgcattgcagggacTCGACAGACATTTGTCAAATATATTGCAAATATGCCAAACCTTAAGCTAAAATCTGGATGATGAAGTAAGTTCAACTTCCAGAGACACACACTGCTATTATTATGGCTTTCTCCAAGTTTTCTAAAATCTATATGTAatcaaagtaaataaatttatattaaaaaaaatctatatgtaTTAGAAAGTAGTATATAAGATGTTTTTTCCTTAATTATCAAATGCATGTGCATTAAGAAAAACATTGCATTTATAAACCAGATTAATGTCCATAcctaatttttttcccatttgcctAGAGTAGTATTTCTGTACTTTACCTGCAAAGTAAACATATTTAATCATGTCCCAATTTTTCTGGTTTCTAATTAAAATTATCTTGTTCTgattataaagataaaatatacaCCTTCAGAAAATTTCACTCAAAACTACCAAAACATACTATTGAGAATTCAAAGCAACATTCTGTCCACAGCTCAACTGAAAGACCTTAGGGTAAGTTAACCTCTCAAGGTTCATTTTCCAGTTTGTCCATG is part of the Bubalus kerabau isolate K-KA32 ecotype Philippines breed swamp buffalo chromosome 4, PCC_UOA_SB_1v2, whole genome shotgun sequence genome and harbors:
- the KLHL9 gene encoding kelch-like protein 9, which encodes MKVSLGNGEMGVSAHLQPCKAGTTRFFTSNTHSSVVLQGFDQLRIEGLLCDVTLVPGDGDEIFPVHRAMMASASDYFKAMFTGGMKEQDLMCIKLHGVNKVGLKKIIDFIYTAKLSLNMDNLQDTLEAASFLQILPVLDFCKVFLISGVSLDNCVEVGRIANTYNLIEVDKYVNNFILKNFPALLSTGEFLKLPFERLAFVLSSNSLKHCTELELFKAACRWLRLEDPRMDYAAKLMKNIRFPLMTPQDLINYVQTVDFMRTDNTCVNLLLEASNYQMMPYMQPVMQSDRTAIRSDSTHLVTLGGVLRQQLVVSKELRMYDERAQEWRSLAPMDAPRYQHGIAVIGNFLYVVGGQSNYDTKGKTAVDTVFRFDPRYNKWMQVASLNEKRTFFHLSALKGHLYAVGGRSAAGELATVECYNPRMNEWSYVAKMSEPHYGHAGTVYGGLMYISGGITHDTFQNELMCFDPDTDKWTQKAPMTTVRGLHCMCTVGDKLYVIGGNHFRGTSDYDDVLSCEYYSPTLDQWTPIAAMLRGQSDVGVAVFENKIYVVGGYSWNNRCMVEIVQKYDPEKDEWHKVFDLPESLGGIRACTLTVFPPEENPGSPSRESPLSAPSDHS